In Streptomyces longhuiensis, the following proteins share a genomic window:
- a CDS encoding Leu/Phe/Val dehydrogenase has translation MTDVTGAPADVLHTLFHSEQGGHEQVVLCQDRASGLKAVIALHNTALGPALGGTRFYPYANEAEAVADALNLSRGMSYKNAMAGLDHGGGKAVIIGDPETIKSEELLLAYGRFVASLGGRYVTACDVGTYVADMDVVARECRWTTGRSPENGGAGDSSVLTAFGVFQGMRASAQHLWGDPTLRGRKVGVAGVGKVGHHLVEHLLTDGAEVVITDVREESVRRIQDKHPSVQAVADTEALISTGGLDIYAPCALGGALDDDSVPVLTAKIVCGAANNQLAHPGVEKDLADRGILYAPDYVVNAGGVIQVADELHGFDFDRCKAKASKIFDTTLAIFARAKEDGIPPAAAADRIAEQRMAEARRR, from the coding sequence GTGACCGACGTAACCGGCGCCCCTGCCGATGTTCTGCACACCCTGTTCCACTCGGAACAGGGCGGCCATGAGCAAGTAGTGCTCTGCCAGGACCGCGCCAGTGGCCTCAAGGCCGTCATCGCCCTCCACAACACCGCCCTGGGCCCCGCCCTCGGCGGCACCCGCTTCTACCCGTACGCGAACGAGGCGGAGGCCGTCGCCGACGCCCTGAACCTCTCGCGCGGGATGTCGTACAAGAACGCCATGGCCGGCCTCGACCACGGCGGCGGCAAGGCCGTGATCATCGGTGACCCCGAGACGATCAAGAGCGAGGAACTGCTGCTCGCCTACGGCCGCTTCGTCGCCTCGCTCGGCGGGCGCTACGTGACGGCGTGCGACGTCGGCACCTACGTCGCCGACATGGACGTCGTCGCGCGCGAGTGCCGCTGGACGACCGGGCGCTCCCCGGAGAACGGCGGCGCAGGCGACTCGTCCGTGCTCACCGCCTTCGGTGTCTTCCAGGGCATGCGGGCCTCCGCCCAGCACCTGTGGGGCGACCCGACGCTGCGCGGCCGCAAGGTCGGCGTCGCGGGCGTCGGCAAGGTCGGGCACCACCTCGTGGAGCACCTCCTCACGGACGGCGCCGAGGTCGTGATCACGGATGTGCGCGAGGAGTCCGTACGGCGGATTCAGGACAAGCACCCGTCCGTGCAGGCGGTGGCGGACACCGAGGCGCTCATCAGCACCGGGGGCCTCGACATCTACGCCCCGTGCGCTCTCGGCGGCGCGCTCGACGACGACTCCGTCCCGGTCCTCACGGCGAAGATCGTCTGCGGCGCGGCCAACAACCAGCTCGCCCACCCGGGCGTGGAGAAGGACCTCGCCGACCGCGGGATCCTCTACGCGCCCGACTACGTCGTGAACGCCGGCGGAGTGATCCAGGTCGCCGACGAGCTGCACGGCTTCGACTTCGACCGGTGCAAGGCCAAGGCGTCGAAGATCTTCGACACGACGCTGGCCATATTCGCGCGTGCGAAGGAGGACGGGATTCCGCCGGCCGCCGCGGCCGACAGGATCGCCGAGCAGCGCATGGCGGAGGCCCGCCGCCGCTGA
- a CDS encoding DUF3073 domain-containing protein encodes MGRGRAKAKQTKVARQLKYSSGGTDLSRLANELGASTSNQPPNGEPFEDDDEEDDPYAQYADLYNDDEDDEDSDESGPSSQRRGA; translated from the coding sequence ATGGGGCGCGGCCGGGCAAAGGCCAAGCAGACGAAGGTCGCCCGCCAGCTGAAGTACAGCAGCGGCGGGACTGACCTCTCGCGTCTGGCCAATGAGCTGGGCGCTTCGACCTCGAATCAGCCGCCGAATGGCGAGCCGTTCGAGGACGACGACGAGGAAGACGACCCGTACGCCCAGTACGCGGATCTGTATAACGACGACGAGGATGACGAGGACTCGGACGAGTCCGGTCCCTCGTCGCAGCGCCGCGGCGCTTGA
- a CDS encoding maleylpyruvate isomerase family mycothiol-dependent enzyme: protein MSPAKKRARSYDSAKIRTAVLAQFAHVREAVAGLTGDQLSAPTRLGDWTVRELAAHVTMAVGAVARGLEMPEPATHELPLLDWPSGTATESDAIAGGTRELAASAQPAELFARTTARIEEALAEAPDTRLIPTRFGAMTLADFLVTRTVELVVHTDDLNDALPGLGVPYDRQALAACTRLLADALAVKAPGASTEVRIPPFAVVQCVEGPRHTRGTPPNVVETDPLTWIRLATGRVGWGAALDDAKVSASGERADLSKLLPLMG from the coding sequence ATGTCACCGGCCAAGAAGCGCGCCCGCTCCTATGACTCCGCCAAGATCCGTACGGCCGTCCTCGCGCAGTTCGCGCACGTACGGGAAGCGGTGGCGGGCCTCACGGGAGACCAGCTCAGCGCCCCGACCCGGCTCGGCGACTGGACCGTCAGGGAGTTGGCGGCGCACGTCACGATGGCGGTCGGCGCGGTGGCCAGGGGGCTGGAGATGCCGGAGCCGGCCACGCATGAACTCCCGCTCCTGGACTGGCCGTCGGGCACCGCGACCGAGTCCGACGCCATCGCCGGCGGCACCCGTGAACTCGCCGCGAGCGCGCAGCCGGCGGAGCTCTTCGCGCGTACCACGGCCCGTATCGAGGAGGCCCTGGCCGAGGCCCCCGACACCCGCCTGATCCCCACCCGCTTCGGCGCCATGACCCTCGCCGACTTCCTCGTCACCCGTACCGTCGAACTCGTCGTCCACACCGACGACCTGAACGACGCGCTGCCCGGCCTCGGCGTCCCGTACGACCGTCAGGCGCTCGCCGCCTGCACCCGGTTGCTCGCCGACGCCCTCGCCGTGAAGGCGCCCGGCGCGTCGACCGAGGTGCGGATCCCGCCGTTCGCCGTCGTCCAGTGCGTCGAGGGCCCCCGCCACACCCGCGGCACCCCGCCGAACGTCGTCGAGACGGACCCGCTCACCTGGATCCGCCTCGCCACCGGACGCGTCGGGTGGGGCGCCGCCCTGGACGACGCGAAGGTCAGCGCGAGCGGCGAACGGGCCGATCTCAGCAAGCTGCTGCCCCTGATGGGCTAG
- a CDS encoding DUF6274 family protein, with amino-acid sequence MAASARHETRALLRAHLSAASGYRHLTRHCPVCHQLLRLALEHGREPTGGPEKDYGAPEDESPPTT; translated from the coding sequence ATGGCGGCATCCGCCCGGCACGAGACACGCGCTCTGCTGCGCGCCCACCTCTCCGCTGCCTCCGGCTACCGCCATCTGACCCGGCACTGCCCCGTCTGCCACCAACTCCTGCGCCTCGCCCTGGAGCACGGCAGAGAGCCCACAGGAGGCCCCGAGAAGGACTACGGGGCACCGGAGGACGAAAGTCCCCCCACCACCTGA
- a CDS encoding META domain-containing protein, giving the protein MHTQSRNLTVLAALLPLAAVAACGSQTVSVGGAPVTGVRWNVESVTVDGATAQAPESAYVEFPSEDRARGYNGCNSFDAEAEIDGDTIRIGRSTVTMSMCTDKKQRDFEKTFSRAIGGSNKARTDGDHLTLTTDDGDTIALVKERPAPLTGTEWTVTSLISDDVATSLPKEVAGRARMTFEKGSKAGEDGTATGSLGCNRFRAKAEFGDGHLTLGRPVTTRVLCQGPRMDTERALLKLFAQKLSYEIQGRTLTLTAPDGTGAAAGAGRD; this is encoded by the coding sequence ATGCACACGCAATCCCGGAACCTCACCGTCCTGGCCGCGCTCCTCCCCCTCGCGGCCGTCGCGGCGTGCGGATCACAGACCGTGTCCGTCGGGGGTGCGCCCGTCACCGGGGTCCGCTGGAACGTCGAGAGCGTCACCGTCGACGGCGCCACCGCACAGGCCCCCGAGAGCGCGTACGTGGAGTTCCCCTCGGAGGACCGGGCGCGCGGCTACAACGGCTGCAACAGCTTCGACGCGGAGGCCGAGATCGACGGCGACACGATCCGTATCGGCAGGAGCACCGTGACGATGTCGATGTGCACGGACAAGAAGCAGCGGGACTTCGAGAAGACCTTCAGCCGGGCCATCGGCGGCAGCAACAAGGCCAGGACCGACGGTGACCACCTCACCCTCACCACCGACGACGGCGACACGATCGCCCTGGTCAAGGAGCGTCCGGCCCCGCTGACCGGCACCGAGTGGACCGTCACGAGCCTGATCTCCGACGACGTCGCGACCTCACTGCCGAAGGAGGTGGCGGGCCGGGCCAGGATGACCTTCGAAAAGGGGAGCAAGGCGGGCGAGGACGGCACCGCCACCGGCAGCCTCGGCTGCAACCGCTTCCGCGCGAAGGCCGAGTTCGGCGACGGCCACCTCACGCTCGGCAGGCCCGTCACGACCCGCGTGCTCTGCCAGGGCCCACGCATGGACACCGAACGCGCCCTCCTGAAGCTCTTCGCCCAGAAGCTGTCGTACGAGATCCAGGGCCGCACGCTCACGCTGACGGCCCCCGACGGAACCGGCGCCGCGGCGGGAGCCGGCCGCGACTGA
- the hrpA gene encoding ATP-dependent RNA helicase HrpA, which produces MSTQPAPVLGTLAQRLSELSLRDAHRLGRRLEGARRIRKPEARAAVLAEIEAEAEKAEARTAQRRGRYEALDVTYPEQLPVSQKKDEIADAIRDHQVVIVAGETGSGKTTQIPKICLELGRGVRGMIGHTQPRRLAARTVAERIADEMDTPLGEAVGWKVRFTDQVNPDATFVKLMTDGILLAEIQTDRELRAYDTIIIDEAHERSLNIDFLLGYLAQLLPKRPDLKVVITSATIDPERFSRHFGDAPIVEVSGRTYPVEVRYRPLLEEDSDEADRDQITAITDAVEELQGEGKGDILVFLSGEREIRDTADALEKKKFRFTEVLPLYARLSHAEQHRVFQRPSGSVRRIVLATNVAETSLTVPGIKYVIDPGTARISRYSHRTKVQRLPIEAISQASANQRKGRCGRTSDGICIRLYSEDDFLARPEFTDAEILRTNLASVILQMTAAGLGDIEKFPFIDPPDHRNIRDGVQLLQELGALNPAEKDVRKRLTEQGRKLAQLPVDPRLARMVLEADKNGCVREVMVIAAALSIQDPRERPSEKQAQADQQHARFKDETSDFLAFLNLWRYVREQQKTLGSSAFRRMCKSEYLNFLRIREWQDIYTQLRTVAKQMGIHLSEDDAPDQQVHISLLAGLLSHIGMKDVKESTDKDPKQRGGRNEYLGARNAKFAVFPGSALFKKPPRFIMSAELVETSRLWARVNARIEPEWVEPLAEHLLKRTYSEPHWEKDQAAVMAYEKVTLYGVPLVAQRKVNYGRIDPEVSRELFIRNALVEGDWRTHHKFFSDNRKLLTEVEELEHRARRRDIVVDDETLFDFYDQRVPEHVVSGAHFDSWWKHKKRDEPELLDFERSMLIRESAEAITKDDYPDAWRQGPLKFRVTYQFEPGADADGVTVHIPLQVLNQVTDEGFDWQIPGLREEVVIELIRSLPKPVRRHYVPAPNYAKAFLERAVPLQEPLPTTLARELQRMVGVPVTADDFDLSRVPDHLKITFRIVDERRRTLAEDKDLEALKLRLKPKARKAISQAAAATAERSGGESVERSGLTDWTIGTLSRVFETRRAGQPVKAYPALVDDGDTVSVRLFDTEAEQQQAMWRGTRRLILRNIPVNPGKFASDKLTNPQKLALSANPHGSVQALFDDCAMASCDKLIADFGGPAWDEESYRKLYDKVRAEIVDTTVRTVGQVQQVLAAWQACERRLKSTKSPTLLANLTDVRAQLTALIRPGFVTDTGLRRLPDLVRYLVAADRRLTQMPTNVQRDTSRMEKVHEMQDEYAWLLEQMPQGRPVPQEVLDIRWMLEELRVSYFAHALGTAYPVSDKRIVKAIDAAAP; this is translated from the coding sequence ATGTCTACGCAGCCTGCCCCCGTCCTCGGCACCCTCGCCCAGCGCCTGTCCGAGCTGTCCCTGCGCGATGCGCACCGGCTCGGCCGCAGGCTCGAAGGCGCGCGCCGCATCCGCAAGCCCGAAGCCCGGGCCGCCGTACTCGCCGAGATCGAGGCGGAGGCCGAGAAGGCCGAGGCCCGCACGGCGCAGCGCCGCGGCCGGTACGAGGCGCTCGACGTCACGTATCCCGAGCAGCTTCCCGTCAGCCAGAAGAAGGACGAGATCGCCGACGCGATCCGCGACCACCAGGTCGTGATCGTCGCGGGCGAGACCGGCTCCGGCAAGACGACCCAGATCCCCAAGATCTGTCTCGAGCTCGGCCGCGGCGTGCGCGGCATGATCGGCCACACCCAGCCCCGCCGGCTCGCGGCCCGCACGGTCGCCGAGCGGATCGCGGACGAGATGGACACCCCGCTGGGCGAGGCAGTCGGCTGGAAGGTCCGCTTCACCGACCAGGTCAACCCCGACGCGACGTTCGTGAAGCTGATGACGGACGGCATCCTGCTCGCCGAGATCCAGACGGACCGCGAGCTGCGCGCGTACGACACGATCATCATCGACGAGGCCCACGAGCGGTCCCTGAACATCGACTTCCTGCTCGGCTATCTGGCGCAGCTGCTGCCCAAACGCCCGGACCTGAAGGTCGTCATCACCTCCGCGACGATCGACCCCGAGCGCTTCTCGCGCCACTTCGGGGACGCCCCGATCGTCGAGGTCAGCGGCCGTACGTATCCCGTCGAGGTGCGCTACAGACCCCTGCTCGAAGAGGACTCCGACGAGGCCGACCGGGACCAGATCACCGCGATCACGGACGCCGTCGAGGAGCTCCAGGGCGAGGGCAAGGGCGACATCCTCGTCTTCCTGTCCGGCGAGCGCGAGATCCGCGACACGGCGGACGCGCTGGAGAAGAAGAAGTTCCGGTTCACCGAGGTCCTGCCGCTCTACGCCCGCCTGTCGCACGCGGAGCAACACCGCGTCTTCCAGCGCCCCTCCGGCTCGGTCCGCCGCATCGTCCTCGCGACGAACGTCGCGGAGACGTCCCTGACCGTCCCCGGCATCAAGTACGTGATCGACCCGGGCACCGCCCGCATCTCGCGGTACTCGCACCGCACGAAGGTGCAGCGCCTGCCCATCGAGGCGATCAGCCAGGCCAGCGCCAACCAGCGCAAGGGCCGCTGCGGCCGTACGTCGGACGGCATCTGCATCCGCCTGTACTCGGAGGACGACTTCCTCGCCCGCCCCGAGTTCACGGACGCGGAGATCCTGCGGACGAATCTCGCCTCCGTCATCCTCCAGATGACCGCGGCCGGGCTCGGCGACATCGAGAAGTTCCCCTTCATCGACCCGCCGGACCACCGCAACATCCGCGACGGCGTGCAGCTTCTCCAGGAGCTGGGCGCGCTGAACCCGGCGGAGAAGGACGTCCGTAAGCGCCTCACCGAGCAGGGCCGCAAGCTCGCCCAGCTGCCGGTGGACCCGCGCCTGGCCCGGATGGTCCTGGAGGCCGACAAGAACGGCTGTGTGCGCGAGGTCATGGTGATCGCGGCCGCGCTGTCCATCCAGGACCCGCGCGAGCGCCCCAGCGAGAAGCAGGCGCAGGCGGACCAGCAGCACGCCCGCTTCAAGGACGAGACGTCCGACTTCCTGGCGTTCCTCAACCTCTGGCGCTACGTGCGCGAGCAGCAGAAGACGCTCGGCTCGTCCGCGTTCCGCCGCATGTGCAAGTCGGAGTACCTGAACTTCCTGCGCATCCGCGAGTGGCAGGACATCTATACGCAGCTGCGGACGGTCGCCAAGCAGATGGGGATCCATCTGAGCGAGGACGATGCCCCTGACCAGCAGGTGCACATCTCGCTGCTCGCCGGCCTGCTCTCCCACATCGGGATGAAGGACGTGAAGGAGTCCACGGACAAGGACCCCAAGCAGCGCGGCGGACGGAACGAGTACCTGGGCGCGCGCAACGCCAAGTTCGCCGTCTTCCCCGGCTCCGCCCTCTTCAAGAAGCCCCCGCGCTTCATCATGTCCGCCGAGCTCGTCGAGACGTCGCGGCTGTGGGCCCGCGTCAACGCGAGGATCGAGCCGGAGTGGGTCGAGCCCCTCGCCGAGCACCTCCTGAAGCGCACGTACAGCGAGCCGCACTGGGAGAAGGACCAGGCGGCCGTGATGGCGTACGAGAAGGTGACGCTGTACGGCGTCCCGCTCGTCGCCCAGCGCAAGGTGAACTACGGGCGCATCGACCCCGAGGTGAGCCGCGAGCTGTTCATCAGGAACGCGCTCGTCGAGGGCGACTGGCGCACGCACCACAAGTTCTTCTCGGACAACCGCAAGCTGCTCACCGAGGTCGAGGAGCTGGAGCACCGCGCCCGCCGCCGCGACATCGTCGTCGACGACGAGACCCTCTTCGACTTCTACGACCAGCGGGTCCCGGAGCATGTCGTCTCGGGTGCCCACTTCGACAGCTGGTGGAAGCACAAGAAGCGGGACGAGCCCGAACTCCTGGACTTCGAGCGCTCGATGCTCATCCGCGAGTCCGCGGAGGCCATCACCAAGGACGACTATCCGGACGCGTGGCGCCAGGGGCCGCTGAAGTTCCGGGTGACGTACCAGTTCGAGCCGGGCGCGGACGCGGACGGCGTGACCGTCCACATCCCGCTCCAGGTCCTCAACCAGGTCACCGACGAGGGCTTCGACTGGCAGATCCCCGGCCTGCGCGAGGAGGTCGTGATCGAGCTGATCCGCTCCCTGCCGAAGCCGGTGCGCCGTCACTACGTCCCGGCACCGAACTACGCGAAGGCGTTCCTGGAGCGGGCCGTGCCCCTCCAGGAGCCCCTGCCCACCACGCTCGCCCGCGAGCTCCAGCGCATGGTCGGCGTCCCCGTCACGGCGGACGACTTCGACCTGTCCCGCGTACCCGACCACCTGAAGATCACGTTCAGGATCGTCGACGAGCGGCGCAGGACCCTCGCCGAGGACAAGGACCTGGAGGCGCTCAAGCTGCGCCTCAAGCCGAAGGCCCGCAAGGCGATCTCGCAGGCGGCAGCGGCCACCGCCGAGCGCTCGGGCGGCGAGTCCGTGGAGCGCTCGGGCCTCACGGACTGGACGATCGGCACGCTGAGCCGCGTCTTCGAGACCCGGCGCGCCGGCCAGCCCGTCAAGGCGTATCCGGCGCTGGTCGACGACGGGGACACGGTCTCGGTCCGGCTCTTCGACACGGAGGCCGAGCAGCAGCAGGCCATGTGGAGGGGTACGCGCCGGCTGATCCTGCGCAACATCCCGGTCAACCCGGGCAAGTTCGCCTCGGACAAGCTGACCAACCCCCAGAAGCTCGCCCTGTCCGCGAACCCGCACGGCTCGGTCCAGGCGCTCTTCGACGACTGCGCCATGGCCTCCTGCGACAAGCTCATCGCGGACTTCGGCGGCCCCGCCTGGGACGAGGAGTCGTACCGCAAGCTCTACGACAAGGTCCGCGCCGAGATCGTCGACACGACGGTACGAACGGTGGGCCAGGTACAGCAGGTACTCGCCGCCTGGCAGGCCTGCGAGCGCCGCCTGAAGTCGACGAAGAGCCCGACGCTGCTCGCCAACCTCACGGACGTACGGGCGCAGTTGACGGCCCTGATCCGCCCCGGCTTCGTCACGGACACGGGCCTGCGGCGCCTGCCCGACCTGGTGCGCTACCTGGTCGCCGCCGACCGGCGCCTGACCCAGATGCCGACGAACGTCCAGCGGGACACGTCGCGCATGGAGAAGGTCCACGAGATGCAGGACGAGTACGCGTGGCTGCTCGAACAGATGCCGCAGGGGCGGCCCGTGCCGCAGGAAGTCCTGGACATCCGCTGGATGCTGGAAGAGCTGCGGGTCAGCTACTTCGCCCACGCGCTCGGCACCGCCTACCCGGTCTCGGACAAGCGGATCGTGAAGGCGATCGACGCCGCGGCGCCGTAA
- the bldC gene encoding developmental transcriptional regulator BldC: MTARTPDAEPLLTPAEVATMFRVDPKTVTRWAKAGKLTSIRTLGGHRRYREAEVRALLAGIPQQRSEA; the protein is encoded by the coding sequence ATGACCGCTCGCACCCCTGATGCCGAGCCGCTGCTGACCCCGGCTGAGGTCGCCACGATGTTCCGCGTCGACCCCAAGACGGTGACGCGCTGGGCAAAGGCTGGCAAGCTCACGTCGATTCGCACGCTCGGCGGGCACCGCCGCTACCGCGAGGCAGAGGTCCGCGCACTGCTCGCGGGCATTCCGCAGCAGCGCAGCGAGGCCTGA
- the purF gene encoding amidophosphoribosyltransferase, which translates to MPRGDGRLNHDLLPGEKGPQDACGVFGVWAPGEEVAKLTYFGLYALQHRGQESAGIAVSNGSQILVFKDMGLVSQVFDETSLSSLQGHIAVGHARYSTTGASVWENAQPTFRATAHGSIALGHNGNLVNTAQLAEMVAALPKENGRNTQLAATNDTDLVTALLAGQVDDDGKPLTIEDAAAKILPDVRGAFSLVFMDEHTLYAARDPQGIRPLVLGRLERGWVVASESAALDICGASYVREIEPGEFVAIDENGLRTSRFAEAKPKGCVFEYVYLARPDTDIAGRNVYLSRVEMGRKLAKEAPVEADLVIATPESGTPAAIGYAEASGIPFGAGLVKNAYVGRTFIQPSQTIRQLGIRLKLNPLKEVIKGKRLVVVDDSIVRGNTQRALVRMLREAGAAEIHIRISSPPVKWPCFFGIDFATRAELIANGMSIDEIGKSLGADSLSYISIDGMIEATTIDKPNLCRACFDGEYPMDLPDPELLGKQLLETELAAGPANTAATDALRRP; encoded by the coding sequence GTGCCACGTGGTGACGGTCGACTCAATCATGATCTGCTCCCCGGCGAGAAAGGCCCCCAGGACGCTTGTGGCGTCTTCGGTGTCTGGGCTCCCGGTGAAGAGGTCGCCAAGCTGACTTACTTCGGGCTCTACGCCCTCCAGCATCGAGGTCAGGAATCCGCGGGAATCGCGGTGAGCAACGGCTCCCAGATTCTCGTCTTCAAGGACATGGGCCTCGTGTCCCAGGTCTTCGACGAGACCTCCCTCAGTTCGCTCCAAGGTCATATCGCGGTCGGTCACGCCCGCTACTCGACCACCGGCGCCTCCGTGTGGGAGAACGCCCAGCCGACGTTCCGTGCCACCGCGCACGGCTCGATCGCGCTCGGCCACAACGGCAACCTGGTCAACACGGCGCAGCTCGCCGAGATGGTTGCGGCCCTCCCCAAGGAGAACGGCCGCAACACCCAGCTCGCGGCGACCAACGACACCGACCTCGTCACCGCGCTCCTCGCGGGCCAGGTCGACGACGACGGCAAGCCGCTGACCATCGAGGACGCCGCCGCCAAGATCCTTCCGGATGTTCGGGGCGCCTTCTCCCTCGTCTTCATGGACGAGCACACCCTCTACGCGGCCCGTGACCCGCAGGGCATCCGCCCGCTGGTCCTCGGCCGGCTGGAGCGCGGCTGGGTCGTCGCCTCCGAGTCCGCCGCGCTCGACATCTGCGGCGCCAGCTACGTGCGCGAGATCGAGCCGGGCGAGTTCGTCGCCATCGACGAGAACGGCCTGCGCACCTCCCGATTCGCAGAAGCGAAGCCCAAGGGCTGTGTCTTCGAGTACGTGTACCTGGCCCGCCCCGACACCGACATCGCCGGGCGGAACGTGTACCTCTCCCGTGTGGAGATGGGCCGCAAACTCGCCAAGGAAGCACCGGTCGAGGCCGACCTGGTCATAGCGACGCCGGAATCGGGCACCCCCGCCGCGATCGGTTACGCGGAGGCCTCCGGCATTCCGTTCGGCGCGGGACTGGTCAAGAACGCGTACGTCGGCCGGACCTTCATCCAGCCCTCGCAGACCATCCGGCAGCTCGGTATCCGGCTGAAGCTCAACCCGCTCAAGGAAGTCATCAAGGGCAAGCGGCTGGTCGTCGTCGACGACTCGATCGTGCGCGGCAACACCCAGCGCGCCCTGGTCCGCATGCTCCGCGAAGCGGGCGCGGCCGAGATCCACATCCGGATCTCCTCTCCCCCCGTGAAGTGGCCCTGCTTCTTCGGCATCGACTTCGCGACGCGCGCCGAGCTGATCGCCAACGGCATGTCGATCGACGAGATCGGCAAGTCCCTGGGCGCCGACTCCCTCTCCTACATCTCCATCGACGGCATGATCGAGGCCACGACCATCGACAAGCCGAACCTCTGCCGCGCCTGCTTCGACGGCGAGTACCCGATGGATCTCCCCGACCCCGAGCTGCTCGGCAAGCAGCTCCTGGAGACCGAGCTCGCGGCAGGACCGGCGAACACCGCCGCCACCGACGCCCTCCGTCGCCCGTAA
- the purM gene encoding phosphoribosylformylglycinamidine cyclo-ligase: MSETPGASYASAGVDIEAGDRAVELMKEWVKKTQRPEVAGLGGLGGFAGLFDASAFKRYERPLLASATDGVGTKVDIARRLGVYDTIGHDLVAMVMDDIVVCGAEPLFMTDYICVGKVHPERVAAIVKGIAEGCVLAGCSLVGGETAEHPGLLGPDDFDVAGAGTGVVEADRLLGPDRIRTGDAVIAMASSGLHSNGYSLVRHVLFDRANLKLDQHIEELGRTLGEELLEPTKIYSLDCLALTRTTDVHAYSHITGGGLAANLARVIPDGLHATVDRSTWAPGAIFDLVGKAGAVERLELEKTLNMGVGMMAIVPQDAVDSALATLADRGVDSWVAGEITERGEHTTGAALTGDYSK, from the coding sequence ATGTCTGAGACACCTGGTGCCAGCTATGCGTCCGCGGGCGTCGACATCGAAGCGGGCGACCGCGCCGTCGAACTGATGAAGGAGTGGGTGAAGAAGACGCAGCGCCCCGAGGTCGCCGGCCTCGGCGGTCTCGGCGGATTCGCCGGCCTCTTCGACGCCTCCGCCTTCAAGCGTTACGAGCGTCCGCTGCTCGCCTCCGCCACGGACGGAGTCGGCACGAAGGTCGACATCGCCCGCCGCCTCGGCGTGTACGACACCATCGGTCACGACCTCGTCGCGATGGTCATGGACGACATCGTGGTGTGCGGCGCCGAGCCGCTGTTCATGACCGACTACATCTGCGTCGGCAAGGTGCACCCCGAGCGTGTCGCCGCCATCGTGAAGGGCATCGCCGAGGGCTGTGTCCTCGCCGGCTGCTCCCTCGTCGGCGGCGAGACCGCGGAGCACCCGGGCCTGCTAGGCCCGGACGACTTCGACGTCGCGGGCGCCGGCACCGGCGTCGTGGAGGCCGACCGGCTGCTCGGCCCGGATCGCATCCGTACGGGTGACGCGGTGATCGCCATGGCGTCCTCCGGCCTTCACTCGAACGGGTACTCGCTGGTCCGCCACGTCCTCTTCGACCGCGCGAACCTGAAGCTCGACCAGCACATCGAGGAGCTCGGCCGCACGCTCGGCGAGGAGCTTCTGGAGCCCACCAAGATCTACTCGCTGGACTGCCTGGCGCTGACCCGCACCACGGACGTCCACGCGTACAGCCACATCACGGGCGGCGGCCTCGCGGCCAACCTGGCCCGGGTCATCCCGGACGGCCTGCACGCCACCGTGGACCGCTCCACGTGGGCCCCCGGCGCGATCTTCGACCTTGTCGGCAAGGCCGGCGCCGTGGAGCGCCTGGAGCTCGAGAAGACGCTGAACATGGGCGTCGGCATGATGGCGATCGTCCCCCAGGACGCGGTGGACTCCGCGCTCGCGACGCTCGCCGACCGCGGCGTGGACTCGTGGGTCGCCGGTGAGATCACCGAGCGCGGCGAGCACACCACGGGCGCGGCGCTCACGGGTGACTACAGCAAGTAA